The Impatiens glandulifera chromosome 3, dImpGla2.1, whole genome shotgun sequence genome contains a region encoding:
- the LOC124928634 gene encoding increased DNA methylation 2-like yields MKSVEFQGREGGCDPQLTLVDNAKDVRHGLAIGMFNSGECDHSYILKVALPGVRRRDISKLAIEISKTGKVVIKGCMKEASIPLGVKAQNLPSVGSFSLTYFLPGEVDPRLFSPSFGNDGILNIEVKKALKEKENQSNNN; encoded by the exons ATGAAGTCTGTAGAGTTCCAAGGTCGAGAAGGAGGATGTGATCCTCAACTGACTCTTGTAGATAATGCAAAAGATGTCAGGCATGGACTAGCTATTGGCATGTTTAATTCGGGAGAATGTGATCATTCCTACATTCTCAAGGTCGCTCTCCCAGGCGTTCGTCGTCGTGACATCA GCAAGCTGGCCATCGAGATTAGCAAAACAGGTAAAGTCGTAATTAAAGGATGTATGAAGGAAGCATCTATACCGCTGGGAGTGAAAGCGCAGAATCTTCCATCAGTTGGATCATTCTCTCTGACATATTTCTTGCCGGGTGAGGTTGATCCGAGGCTATTCTCTCCCAGTTTTGGAAACGATGGGATTCTGAACATTGAGGTTAAGAAAGCTTTGAAGGAGAAAGAGAACCAGTCTAATAATAACTGA